Sequence from the Acidobacteriota bacterium genome:
TACAGTCGATAAGTCAGTCGAGCTGTTTCGGTCAGGCAAATTTCGTCCGTCGCTCCCCGTTGGGGGATGGCTCGCCGGCAAGTCTCCTGGAAGCAGTGCCAGGGGCCGGCGGGCTTCTCGCACCTCTCGGAACGAAGTTTTTCGAGGTGCAGAGAAGCCGGATCGAACGGACAGATAGTGTAAGGAGACCCTATGCTCTGGAAAGATTTTCAGCGCCCGAAGCGCTTGGAAATAGATCACGATAGCCTCACCGACTCCTACGGCAAGTTCATCGCTCAGCCGTTCGAGCGGGGCTTTGGTACGACCATCGGCAACGCCCTGCGTCGCAGCCTCCTCGCTTCCATCGAGGGCGCTGCCATCAGCGCGGTGCAGATTGAAGGAGTGCTCCACGAGTTCTCCGCCATGCCCGGTGTGGTCGAGGACGTCACCGACATCGTTCTCAATCTCAAGCAGATCCCCATCCGCCTGCACAGTGACGAGCCCAAGATCTTGAGCATCGACGTGCAGGGGCCGGGCGAGGTCACCGCCGGCGACTTTGCCGGTGGTCCGGAGATCGAGGTCATCGACCCCGACGTCCACATCGCCACCCTCAACGAGGAAGGTCACCTCAAGCTGCGGGCGCAGGTTAAGAGCGGTCGCGGCTACGTGAGCGCCGACCGCAACTTCGACGAGAGCATGGGCATCGGATGGATTCCCACCGACTCCACTCACAGCCCCGTCCGTCGGGTCAACTACCGCGTCGAGGCCGCCCGTCTGGGCCGGACCACCGACTACGAGCGGCTGATCCTCGAGGTCTGGACCAACGGCACCGTCACCCCGGTGGAGGCGGTCTCTCTGGGCGCCGTGATCCTCAAGGGCCACCTGGGCATGTTCATCGAGGCCGAGGAAAGCCTGCGCGAAGAGCGTCCAGACACCAAGAGCCAGGAGATGGCAGCCCTTGACGAGTTGCTCGCCAAGCCCATCGACGAGCTCGACCTTTCGGTTCGCTCGGCGAACTGTCTGAAGAACGCCAACATCGCGAATCTCCGGGACTTGGTCCGCAAGACCGAGAAGGAGATGCTGGAAACGAAGAACTTCGGCAAGAAGTCGCTGGAAGAGCTCCAGGAGCTGCTGGGCAAGCTCGGGCTGCAATTCGGCATGGACGTGCCGGATAGCCCAAAGACCCCGGCTGCCTGATCGAGGGA
This genomic interval carries:
- a CDS encoding DNA-directed RNA polymerase subunit alpha — encoded protein: MLWKDFQRPKRLEIDHDSLTDSYGKFIAQPFERGFGTTIGNALRRSLLASIEGAAISAVQIEGVLHEFSAMPGVVEDVTDIVLNLKQIPIRLHSDEPKILSIDVQGPGEVTAGDFAGGPEIEVIDPDVHIATLNEEGHLKLRAQVKSGRGYVSADRNFDESMGIGWIPTDSTHSPVRRVNYRVEAARLGRTTDYERLILEVWTNGTVTPVEAVSLGAVILKGHLGMFIEAEESLREERPDTKSQEMAALDELLAKPIDELDLSVRSANCLKNANIANLRDLVRKTEKEMLETKNFGKKSLEELQELLGKLGLQFGMDVPDSPKTPAA